A genomic region of Streptosporangium lutulentum contains the following coding sequences:
- the nusB gene encoding transcription antitermination factor NusB — MSARGKARRRALDILFEAEARSEDPLSVLAERLERAEPPVNEYTTTIVEGVCRHRMRIDELITTYAEGWTLDRMPAVDRNLLRGGTYELLWMPDVPEGVVISEWVGLASELSTDESPQFVNGLMARFKQLKPSLAL, encoded by the coding sequence ATGTCGGCACGGGGTAAGGCGCGCAGGCGCGCGCTGGACATCCTCTTCGAGGCCGAGGCGCGGAGCGAAGATCCACTCAGTGTTCTCGCCGAGCGTCTGGAACGGGCGGAGCCGCCCGTGAACGAATACACCACCACGATCGTCGAAGGCGTGTGCCGGCACCGGATGCGCATCGACGAACTGATCACCACCTACGCCGAGGGCTGGACGCTCGACCGCATGCCCGCGGTCGACCGCAACCTGCTGCGCGGCGGCACCTACGAGCTCCTGTGGATGCCCGACGTCCCCGAGGGCGTCGTCATCAGCGAGTGGGTCGGCCTGGCCTCCGAACTGTCCACCGACGAGTCGCCGCAGTTCGTCAACGGCCTGATGGCCCGCTTCAAGCAGCTCAAGCCGTCACTGGCGCTGTAG
- a CDS encoding nucleotidyltransferase family protein: MRSGVAGLLLAAGSGSRLGTPKALVEFRGERLVDRGIRLLHDGGCHPVVVVLGAATAQVRGAVTVSNPGWRSGMGSSLRVGLGALPGDAEHVVITLVDQPFIGPEVVERLIRAAKDGASVAVATYGGARRNPVLIAREHFEEVAALATGDTGARPFLRAHPELVVMVPCDDIGDPADIDTPEDLAALQAR; the protein is encoded by the coding sequence ATGAGATCCGGAGTCGCGGGACTGTTGCTGGCGGCCGGGTCGGGGTCGCGCCTCGGCACGCCGAAGGCGCTGGTGGAGTTCCGGGGAGAGCGGCTGGTGGACCGGGGGATCCGGCTGCTCCATGACGGCGGCTGCCACCCGGTGGTCGTCGTGCTCGGAGCCGCCACCGCGCAGGTGCGGGGAGCGGTGACCGTGAGCAATCCCGGGTGGCGCTCGGGGATGGGTTCCTCGCTGCGCGTCGGGCTCGGCGCGCTCCCCGGCGACGCCGAACACGTGGTGATCACCTTGGTGGACCAGCCGTTCATCGGCCCGGAGGTGGTGGAGCGGCTCATCCGGGCCGCGAAGGACGGGGCCTCGGTGGCCGTCGCCACCTACGGCGGGGCGAGGCGCAACCCGGTGCTGATCGCCAGGGAGCACTTCGAGGAGGTCGCGGCGCTCGCGACCGGTGACACCGGTGCCCGGCCGTTCCTGCGCGCCCACCCGGAGCTGGTCGTCATGGTGCCCTGCGACGACATCGGCGATCCCGCGGACATCGACACCCCGGAGGACCTGGCCGCGTTACAGGCCCGCTGA
- the dinB gene encoding DNA polymerase IV: MSRKQQTPRSGPNLGADDTGCPILHVDMDAFYASVELRERPELKGTPVIIGAPGARGVVLSATYEARRFGVHSAMPMTRARRLCPQAVIIPPSRGKYSEVSRGVMEIFHTFTPEVEPIASDEAFLDVGGARKRLGPPAAIAEMIRERVVREHGITCSVGVAGSKFVAKLASQHCKPDGLLVVPVDKVVDFLHPLPVAALWGVGERTEQSLRRLGIKTVGDLAAVPVATLERGLGQAAAAHLSALAWGRDERPVTPHVPDKSIGAEETFATDIADPVKIRKELLRLSERVAARLRQGGHLGRTVSVKLRRADFSTISRSRSLHESTDVAQVLYATACELYTAAGLENVRLRLVGVRVENLRPAEGATRQLGLGERESGWREAEQAMDRAVRRFGHDAVLPASLVRPPFDGIDP, translated from the coding sequence GTGTCGAGAAAACAGCAGACGCCGCGCTCAGGCCCGAATCTGGGCGCCGACGACACCGGCTGTCCGATCCTCCACGTCGACATGGACGCCTTCTACGCCAGCGTCGAGCTGCGCGAGCGCCCCGAGCTCAAGGGAACACCCGTCATCATCGGCGCACCCGGTGCGCGCGGGGTCGTGCTCAGTGCCACCTACGAGGCCAGGAGATTCGGGGTGCACTCGGCGATGCCCATGACCCGGGCCCGCCGCCTCTGCCCCCAGGCGGTGATCATCCCACCGAGCCGCGGCAAATACTCGGAGGTCTCCCGGGGCGTCATGGAGATCTTTCACACGTTCACCCCCGAGGTGGAGCCGATCGCCTCCGATGAGGCGTTCCTCGACGTCGGAGGGGCCCGCAAGCGACTCGGCCCGCCGGCCGCGATCGCCGAGATGATCCGCGAACGGGTCGTGCGCGAGCACGGGATCACGTGTTCCGTCGGGGTGGCCGGCAGCAAGTTCGTGGCCAAACTCGCCTCTCAGCATTGCAAGCCTGACGGCCTGCTGGTGGTGCCCGTGGACAAGGTGGTTGATTTCCTCCACCCGCTCCCCGTGGCGGCTCTGTGGGGCGTAGGAGAGCGCACGGAGCAGTCCCTCAGGAGACTCGGCATCAAGACCGTCGGCGATCTCGCGGCGGTTCCGGTCGCGACCCTGGAGCGAGGGCTCGGTCAGGCGGCGGCCGCGCATCTGTCCGCACTCGCCTGGGGGCGCGACGAGCGTCCCGTGACCCCGCACGTGCCCGACAAGAGCATCGGCGCGGAAGAGACATTCGCCACAGATATCGCCGATCCCGTGAAGATCCGGAAAGAGTTGCTCCGCCTCTCGGAGCGGGTCGCCGCCAGGCTCAGGCAGGGCGGGCACCTCGGCCGGACGGTCAGTGTCAAGCTCCGGCGCGCCGATTTCAGCACGATTTCCCGCTCCCGGAGCCTCCACGAGTCCACGGACGTCGCCCAGGTCCTCTACGCGACCGCCTGCGAGCTGTATACGGCGGCAGGACTGGAAAACGTGAGACTTCGCCTGGTCGGAGTGCGTGTGGAGAACCTTCGCCCGGCCGAGGGGGCGACCAGGCAACTGGGTCTGGGAGAGCGTGAGAGCGGCTGGCGGGAGGCTGAACAGGCGATGGACAGGGCGGTCCGCAGATTCGGTCACGATGCGGTGCTCCCGGCGTCGCTTGTTAGGCCGCCGTTTGATGGAATAGACCCATGA
- the efp gene encoding elongation factor P, producing the protein MATTNDLKNGLVLKLDGGELWAVVEFQHVKPGKGGAFVRTKLKNVMSGKVVDKTFNAGVKVEVANVDKREMQFSYMDGDDFVFMDTENYDMINVSRASVGSSADYLLENMLATLAINEGNVLYVDLPAAVELIIAETEPGLQGDRSTGGTKPAKLETGAEIKVPLFITTGEKVKVDTRTGDYLGRA; encoded by the coding sequence GTGGCGACGACGAACGACCTCAAGAACGGCCTGGTGCTCAAGCTCGATGGCGGTGAGCTCTGGGCGGTTGTGGAGTTCCAGCACGTCAAGCCCGGCAAGGGTGGTGCGTTCGTCCGCACCAAGCTGAAGAACGTCATGTCGGGCAAGGTCGTCGACAAGACCTTCAACGCGGGCGTCAAGGTCGAGGTGGCCAACGTCGACAAGCGCGAGATGCAGTTCTCCTACATGGACGGCGACGACTTCGTCTTCATGGACACCGAGAACTACGACATGATCAACGTCTCCAGGGCGTCGGTCGGCTCCTCGGCCGACTACCTGCTGGAGAACATGCTGGCCACCCTGGCGATCAACGAGGGCAACGTCCTCTACGTCGATCTGCCCGCGGCCGTCGAGCTGATCATCGCCGAGACCGAGCCCGGTCTCCAGGGCGACCGCTCCACCGGCGGCACCAAGCCGGCCAAGCTGGAGACCGGCGCCGAGATCAAGGTGCCGCTGTTCATCACGACCGGCGAGAAGGTCAAGGTCGACACCCGCACCGGCGATTATCTCGGCCGAGCCTGA
- a CDS encoding XdhC family protein, whose product MRDVLMQIVQWWETGQRFGLATVVETFRSAPRPPGASMAVLGDEAEGSVSGGCVEGAVYELAQEVLASGEPVLQRYGVSDDEAFSVGLTCGGILDVFVEPISRETFPELGAIAESVRGREPVAVATVLSGPGAVGARRVIWPDRSSGSLGVARLDEAVDDDVRGMLAQGLTGVRRYGARGERRLDELSIFVNSFAPPPRMLVFGAIDFAAAVARIGKFLGYHVVVCDARPVFTTAKRFPEADEVIVKWPHDYLSSITVDERTAICVLTHDPKFDVPLLEVALRTPAGYVGAMGSRRTHEDRLARLAQAGLSEAELKRLRSPIGLDLGARTPEETAVSIAAELIQLRWGGSGQPLTDGSGRIHGHEPHA is encoded by the coding sequence ATGCGTGATGTGTTGATGCAGATCGTGCAGTGGTGGGAGACCGGGCAGAGGTTCGGCCTGGCCACCGTGGTGGAGACCTTCCGTAGCGCTCCGCGCCCGCCCGGCGCCTCCATGGCCGTGCTCGGCGACGAGGCGGAGGGCAGCGTCTCGGGCGGCTGCGTCGAGGGCGCCGTCTACGAGCTGGCCCAGGAGGTGCTCGCCTCGGGAGAGCCGGTCCTGCAGCGGTACGGCGTGAGCGACGACGAGGCCTTCTCCGTCGGCCTGACCTGTGGCGGCATCCTGGACGTGTTCGTCGAGCCGATATCACGCGAGACCTTCCCCGAACTGGGGGCGATCGCCGAATCGGTGCGGGGGCGCGAGCCGGTGGCGGTGGCGACCGTGCTGTCGGGGCCCGGCGCGGTCGGGGCGCGCCGGGTGATCTGGCCGGACCGCTCCTCGGGTTCGCTGGGGGTGGCCAGGCTCGACGAGGCGGTGGACGACGACGTCCGGGGCATGCTCGCGCAGGGGCTGACAGGGGTCCGGCGGTACGGCGCGCGGGGCGAGCGGCGCCTCGACGAGTTATCGATCTTCGTGAACTCCTTCGCCCCGCCGCCCCGGATGCTGGTCTTCGGCGCGATCGACTTCGCCGCCGCGGTGGCCAGGATCGGCAAGTTCCTCGGCTACCACGTGGTCGTGTGCGACGCCCGGCCGGTGTTCACCACGGCCAAGCGCTTTCCCGAGGCCGACGAGGTGATCGTCAAGTGGCCGCACGACTACCTCAGCTCGATCACCGTGGACGAGCGGACCGCGATCTGCGTGCTCACCCACGACCCGAAGTTCGACGTGCCCCTGCTGGAGGTGGCCCTGCGCACCCCGGCGGGCTACGTCGGCGCGATGGGCTCACGCCGTACGCACGAGGACCGGCTGGCCCGCCTCGCGCAGGCGGGCCTGAGCGAGGCGGAGCTGAAGCGGCTGCGCTCGCCGATCGGCCTCGACCTGGGCGCTCGGACCCCCGAGGAGACCGCGGTCTCCATCGCGGCCGAGCTGATCCAGCTGCGCTGGGGCGGCTCCGGGCAGCCGCTCACCGACGGTTCGGGCCGGATCCACGGGCACGAACCCCACGCGTGA
- a CDS encoding transglutaminase family protein, which translates to MRLPIASGAATGAVAIALYPLFEGGSWFWTSLGVILVVTGVGVLASHYTLPNWLAPLAQAVAVLIYLTVVFTGDEAWAKVVPTKDSIVELGKLLSTGFTDIQRFAAPVPESVGIVLLTCGGVGLIAILVDVLASRLRRAALTGLPLLALFTVPAAVVVEPISWPAFMIGALGYLGLLVADGRERVSHWGRAVLVRRTPSFIAPRPVADTGTLRLSGKRIGVTAIVLAVLLPSLLPTLEPDPLFGFGVGNGRGGGGNSVSVPNPIVNLRGQLTLPNNSTVLTYTISDNSPRYLRMYSLDTFDGDQWTMSEPRGRPEDRTSEAPMPPAPGQSPSVPTSQATTTITVSDAVRRLSFLPLPYPATQVAAEGDWRPDRDTLVVFSTTDTAGGLTYTVNTAEPNPTAEMLKAAGPAPAAINERYLELPENLPRSIRELAGQVTERNASSYEKAVQLQEFFTKEGGFTYSLATQGNNASALVDFLIRNRTGYCEQFASSMAVLARVLGIPARVAIGYTSGTNLAGQWQVRTHDSHAWPELYFEGAGWLRFEPTPTGGGGQGTATLPSYSLPEVAPATTDEPTTSPSSGPDTPDQPGGSASNRGDDLLDPESGGMPIAVDEGVPPTAKIGIGVVIALLIALIPGMLRVELRARRRRSYSREVKTSPGGAGSPGPGDPAAPELADVASVRIHRWEPAVRAAWSELDDALCDYGMSRQSSESPRALARRLSEQYGFDAETTAATARIATVVERMLYARTPGEIGSLHEDLHRVRRALAATVTRGRRIRAVLLPPSTLRRMRAMGGRLLDGFDRLENIRFRRPVGKDA; encoded by the coding sequence ATGAGACTTCCCATAGCGTCGGGAGCGGCCACGGGAGCGGTCGCGATCGCGCTCTATCCCCTCTTCGAGGGCGGCAGCTGGTTCTGGACGAGTCTCGGGGTCATCCTGGTGGTGACCGGCGTCGGCGTCCTGGCCAGCCATTACACCCTGCCGAACTGGCTGGCGCCGCTGGCCCAGGCGGTCGCGGTGCTGATCTATCTGACCGTGGTGTTCACCGGTGACGAGGCCTGGGCCAAGGTGGTGCCCACCAAGGACTCGATCGTCGAACTGGGCAAGCTGCTGTCCACGGGGTTCACCGACATCCAGCGATTCGCCGCCCCGGTGCCCGAAAGCGTCGGCATCGTCCTGCTCACCTGCGGCGGCGTCGGCCTGATCGCGATCCTCGTCGACGTGCTGGCCTCCCGGCTGCGCAGGGCGGCGCTCACCGGGTTGCCGCTGCTGGCGCTGTTCACCGTTCCCGCCGCGGTCGTCGTCGAGCCGATCAGCTGGCCGGCGTTCATGATCGGGGCTCTGGGCTACCTGGGGCTGCTGGTCGCCGACGGGCGCGAACGGGTCAGCCACTGGGGCCGGGCGGTGCTGGTGCGCCGGACGCCGTCCTTCATCGCCCCGCGACCCGTCGCCGACACCGGGACCCTGCGGCTGTCCGGCAAGCGCATCGGCGTCACCGCGATCGTGCTGGCCGTCCTTCTGCCCTCGCTGCTGCCCACCCTGGAGCCGGACCCGCTGTTCGGGTTCGGCGTGGGCAACGGCAGGGGCGGCGGAGGCAACTCGGTCAGCGTCCCCAACCCGATCGTGAACCTGCGAGGCCAGCTCACGCTGCCGAACAACTCCACCGTCCTGACGTACACCATCAGTGACAACTCCCCGCGCTACCTGCGGATGTACTCCCTGGACACCTTCGACGGCGACCAGTGGACGATGTCGGAGCCGAGGGGACGCCCCGAGGACCGGACCTCGGAGGCGCCGATGCCGCCGGCTCCCGGCCAGAGCCCCTCCGTGCCCACCTCGCAGGCGACCACCACGATCACGGTGAGCGACGCGGTCAGGAGGCTGAGTTTCCTGCCCCTGCCGTACCCCGCCACCCAGGTCGCCGCCGAGGGCGACTGGCGGCCCGACCGCGACACGCTCGTGGTGTTCTCCACCACGGACACCGCCGGGGGGCTGACCTACACGGTGAACACCGCCGAGCCCAATCCCACCGCGGAGATGCTCAAGGCGGCGGGGCCCGCCCCCGCCGCGATCAACGAGCGCTACCTGGAGCTACCTGAGAACCTCCCCCGCTCGATCAGGGAACTGGCCGGGCAGGTGACGGAGCGGAACGCGAGCTCCTACGAGAAGGCGGTCCAGCTCCAGGAGTTCTTCACCAAGGAGGGCGGGTTCACCTACAGCCTGGCCACCCAGGGGAACAACGCCTCGGCCCTGGTGGACTTCCTGATCCGCAACAGGACCGGGTACTGCGAGCAGTTCGCCTCCTCGATGGCGGTGCTGGCACGGGTTCTGGGCATCCCCGCCCGGGTCGCCATCGGCTACACCAGCGGCACCAACCTCGCCGGCCAGTGGCAGGTGCGCACGCACGACTCGCACGCCTGGCCCGAGCTCTACTTCGAGGGCGCGGGATGGCTGCGGTTCGAACCCACCCCCACCGGCGGAGGCGGACAGGGCACCGCGACGTTGCCGTCCTACAGCCTGCCCGAGGTCGCCCCGGCCACCACCGACGAGCCGACCACGAGCCCCAGCTCCGGCCCCGACACCCCGGACCAGCCCGGAGGATCGGCGTCCAACCGCGGCGACGATCTGCTCGACCCCGAGTCCGGCGGGATGCCGATCGCGGTGGACGAGGGCGTGCCGCCGACCGCCAAGATCGGCATCGGGGTCGTGATCGCGTTGCTGATCGCGCTGATCCCGGGGATGCTCCGCGTGGAGCTCCGCGCCCGCCGCCGCAGGTCCTACTCCCGTGAGGTCAAGACCTCTCCGGGCGGCGCGGGTTCCCCCGGGCCCGGGGATCCGGCGGCCCCCGAGCTCGCCGACGTCGCCTCGGTCAGGATCCACCGATGGGAGCCGGCGGTGAGGGCGGCGTGGTCCGAACTCGACGACGCCCTGTGCGACTACGGCATGTCCAGGCAGTCGAGCGAAAGTCCCAGGGCACTGGCCCGGCGACTGTCCGAGCAGTACGGGTTCGACGCGGAGACCACGGCCGCGACGGCCAGGATCGCCACGGTGGTGGAGCGGATGCTCTACGCCAGGACGCCCGGCGAGATCGGCTCGCTCCACGAGGACCTCCATCGGGTACGGCGGGCGCTGGCGGCCACCGTGACCCGGGGCAGGCGGATCCGTGCGGTACTGCTGCCGCCTTCCACGCTCCGGCGGATGCGGGCGATGGGCGGGCGGCTGCTGGACGGCTTCGACAGGCTGGAGAACATCAGGTTCCGGCGGCCGGTCGGCAAGGACGCCTGA
- a CDS encoding M24 family metallopeptidase, translated as MTVTHARRREHLAALLPAHEADAILVTHGVNVRYLTGLDSSNAGVLVRADATATLATDSRYTETARRVCPDIEVIEERDVAGGLVSRARRVGVEADHMPVADYFRLGEDLLRLSGTVESVRLVKDEAEIDLIRTACELTDRALTDVLPLLRPGTTEKEIARALECRMIELGADGPAFATIVASGPNGSIPHHSPTDRPLERGDLVTMDFGALYEGYHADMTRTVALGEPAQWQRELYELVRAAQRAGRRAVRPGAIVHDVDAASRGLIAEAGYGEYFEHGLGHGVGLEIHEAPFLSPVKPESGPEHARLKDRVPVTVEPGVYLPGRGGVRIEDTLVTRDEGPELLTRTTKELLVL; from the coding sequence ATGACCGTCACCCACGCTCGGCGCCGTGAACACCTGGCGGCGCTGCTCCCCGCTCACGAGGCGGACGCGATCCTGGTCACCCACGGTGTGAACGTGCGTTACCTGACCGGCCTGGACAGCTCCAACGCGGGTGTGCTCGTCCGGGCCGACGCCACCGCCACACTGGCCACCGACTCCCGCTACACCGAGACCGCCCGGAGGGTCTGCCCCGACATCGAGGTGATCGAGGAGCGCGACGTCGCCGGAGGTCTGGTCTCCAGGGCTCGCAGGGTCGGCGTCGAGGCCGATCACATGCCCGTCGCCGACTACTTCCGGCTGGGCGAGGATCTGCTGCGCCTGTCCGGGACGGTGGAGTCGGTACGGCTGGTCAAGGACGAGGCCGAGATCGACCTCATCCGCACCGCGTGCGAGCTCACCGACCGGGCCCTCACCGACGTGCTGCCCCTCCTGAGACCCGGGACGACCGAGAAGGAGATCGCCAGGGCGCTGGAGTGCCGGATGATCGAGCTGGGCGCGGACGGGCCCGCCTTCGCCACGATCGTGGCGAGCGGTCCCAACGGCTCGATCCCGCACCACTCGCCCACGGACCGGCCGCTGGAGCGCGGTGACCTGGTCACGATGGACTTCGGGGCGCTGTACGAGGGCTACCACGCCGACATGACCAGGACCGTGGCGCTCGGCGAGCCCGCACAGTGGCAGCGCGAGCTGTACGAGCTGGTCCGCGCGGCCCAGCGAGCCGGTCGCCGTGCCGTACGGCCCGGCGCGATCGTCCACGACGTGGACGCCGCCTCCCGCGGTCTGATCGCCGAGGCCGGGTACGGGGAGTACTTCGAGCACGGTCTCGGCCACGGCGTCGGGCTGGAGATTCACGAGGCGCCGTTCCTGTCTCCGGTGAAGCCAGAGTCCGGTCCCGAACACGCTAGACTAAAGGATCGAGTTCCGGTCACCGTTGAGCCTGGGGTTTACCTACCGGGCAGGGGCGGCGTCCGCATCGAGGACACGCTCGTGACGCGTGATGAGGGACCGGAACTTCTCACACGGACGACCAAAGAGCTGCTTGTCCTTTAA
- a CDS encoding DUF3040 domain-containing protein, whose translation MPLSEHEQRLLDQIEQALYAEDPKWANTVRISDPRSHYRRRLVKASIGFILGVVLLMVGVVIINIPLGVGGFVVMLAACLWGLSSWKRMNGFGEASAAAPSDQPQSKARRRGSRPSFMERVEERWRRRHDER comes from the coding sequence GTGCCGCTCTCTGAGCACGAGCAGCGCTTGCTCGACCAGATCGAGCAGGCCCTCTACGCCGAGGACCCGAAGTGGGCCAATACCGTCAGGATCAGTGATCCGCGTAGCCATTACAGGCGTCGCCTGGTGAAGGCCTCCATCGGCTTCATCCTGGGTGTCGTCCTGCTGATGGTCGGCGTCGTGATTATCAACATCCCGCTCGGCGTCGGCGGTTTCGTGGTCATGCTCGCCGCGTGTTTGTGGGGTCTGTCCAGTTGGAAGCGGATGAACGGGTTCGGTGAGGCATCCGCTGCCGCGCCGTCCGATCAGCCGCAGAGCAAGGCCAGGCGCCGTGGCTCCCGGCCGAGCTTCATGGAGCGTGTGGAAGAGCGCTGGCGCCGTCGTCACGACGAACGCTAG
- a CDS encoding LLM class F420-dependent oxidoreductase: MRIGMALNYSGGFKETVAELADYEKAGLDIVFVAEAYSFDAVSQMGYIAAKTERLQIASGILPIYSRTPALLAMTAAGMDHVSDGRFTLGLGASGPQVIEGFHGVPYTAPLGRTREIIEICRQVWRRERLTYEGKHYTVPLPAGQGTGLGKPLKIINHPVRDRIPIVVAAIGPKNVELAAELAEGWEPIFYMPEKAADVWGSSLAAGGAKRDPALGELDVIAQAALAIGDDVSGWMELGRPMAALYIGGMGARGKNFYNDLARRYGYEKEAEQIQNLYLDGKKDEAAALVPRELLEKMSLIGSEGHVRDRLQAMRESGVTTINVTPLGRTHEERVRLIEKVKDFAS; the protein is encoded by the coding sequence ATGCGTATCGGTATGGCCCTGAACTACTCGGGGGGCTTCAAGGAGACGGTGGCCGAGCTGGCCGACTACGAGAAGGCCGGTCTCGACATCGTCTTCGTCGCCGAGGCGTACAGCTTCGACGCCGTCAGCCAGATGGGCTACATCGCGGCCAAGACCGAGCGGCTGCAGATCGCCTCCGGCATCCTGCCGATCTACTCCCGGACCCCCGCCCTGCTGGCCATGACCGCCGCGGGCATGGACCACGTCTCCGACGGCCGCTTCACCCTCGGCCTGGGCGCCTCCGGCCCGCAGGTCATCGAGGGCTTCCACGGAGTGCCCTACACCGCGCCGCTGGGCCGTACCCGGGAGATCATCGAGATCTGCCGACAGGTCTGGAGGCGCGAGCGCCTGACCTACGAGGGCAAGCACTACACCGTCCCGCTTCCCGCCGGCCAGGGCACCGGCCTGGGCAAGCCCTTGAAGATCATCAACCACCCGGTCCGCGACCGCATCCCCATCGTGGTCGCCGCCATCGGCCCGAAGAACGTCGAGCTGGCCGCCGAACTGGCCGAGGGCTGGGAGCCGATCTTCTACATGCCGGAGAAGGCCGCCGACGTCTGGGGCTCCTCCCTCGCCGCGGGCGGGGCCAAGCGCGACCCGGCCCTGGGCGAGCTGGACGTCATCGCCCAGGCGGCGCTGGCCATCGGCGACGACGTGTCCGGCTGGATGGAGCTGGGCCGCCCGATGGCGGCCCTCTACATCGGCGGGATGGGCGCCAGGGGCAAGAACTTCTACAACGACCTCGCCCGCCGGTACGGCTACGAGAAGGAGGCCGAGCAGATCCAGAACCTCTACCTCGACGGCAAGAAGGACGAGGCCGCCGCGCTCGTCCCCCGGGAACTGCTCGAGAAGATGTCCCTGATCGGCTCCGAGGGGCACGTCCGCGACCGGCTCCAGGCGATGCGGGAGTCGGGGGTCACGACCATCAACGTCACCCCGCTCGGCCGTACGCACGAGGAGCGCGTCCGGCTCATCGAGAAGGTCAAGGACTTCGCGTCCTGA
- a CDS encoding endonuclease/exonuclease/phosphatase family protein, whose protein sequence is MLRRSIIVVAGALSLVLWGHRFLPELGGFTPVLETLLPWLGVITPILLVSALFTRSWQVVVVALVPATVWGVMFGPALLRSPPGGPSDVSVATLNVGATNASSAQAVQSVSKDRDLVAVQELTPGGPAAKFLNDHFRYNYRIATVGLWSRFPILETRKVDIGLDWARALRAVVKTPKGNLTVYVMHLASARPGETDLRDETLVQAGKIIDRDDSENLLLLGDLNTATTDRKRAGLVPPLEDAQQEAGEGFGFTWPSSFPVTRPDHILYRGLTATSAGVEQAAGSDHRAAVASLRL, encoded by the coding sequence GTGCTGAGGCGATCGATCATCGTGGTGGCGGGGGCGCTCTCCCTGGTTCTCTGGGGGCACCGGTTCCTGCCGGAGCTCGGCGGATTCACCCCCGTACTGGAGACCCTGCTTCCCTGGCTGGGTGTCATCACGCCGATCCTGCTCGTGAGCGCGTTGTTCACCCGTTCGTGGCAGGTGGTCGTCGTGGCGTTGGTCCCCGCGACCGTGTGGGGGGTCATGTTCGGCCCCGCGCTGCTGCGCAGCCCGCCCGGCGGGCCGAGCGACGTGTCCGTCGCCACGCTCAACGTGGGAGCGACCAACGCCAGCTCGGCGCAGGCCGTGCAGTCCGTCTCGAAGGACCGCGACCTGGTCGCGGTGCAGGAGCTGACCCCGGGCGGCCCCGCCGCGAAGTTCCTCAACGACCACTTCCGGTACAACTACCGGATCGCCACGGTCGGCCTGTGGAGCCGGTTTCCGATCCTTGAGACCCGCAAGGTGGACATCGGCCTGGACTGGGCGCGGGCCCTGCGCGCGGTGGTCAAGACCCCCAAGGGGAACCTGACCGTCTACGTCATGCATCTCGCCTCCGCCCGCCCCGGCGAGACCGACCTGCGCGACGAGACCCTCGTCCAGGCCGGGAAGATCATCGACAGGGACGACAGCGAGAACCTGCTGCTGCTCGGCGACCTCAACACCGCCACCACCGACCGCAAGCGCGCGGGCCTGGTGCCGCCCCTGGAGGACGCCCAGCAGGAGGCCGGCGAGGGGTTCGGCTTCACCTGGCCGTCGTCCTTCCCCGTCACCCGCCCCGACCACATCCTCTACCGCGGCCTCACCGCCACCAGCGCCGGCGTCGAGCAGGCCGCGGGCAGCGACCACCGCGCGGCGGTCGCGTCCCTGCGCCTGTGA
- a CDS encoding methyltransferase domain-containing protein, with protein MHAVGISRQAGTPAVRTAVVWDVLRAVLADQMTTTGRDRLDIVDAGGGTGGFAVPLADLGHAVTVVDSSPDSLAALERRAAEAEVEVRALQGDAADLGDLLPADGADLVLCHSVLEYVEDPINAMTAMAGLLRKGGVISVLAANPVAAALHRSVAGRFDEARQILEDPQGRWGERDPTPRRFTRESLERLLGVAGFVPGEVHGVRIFADLVPSRLLDGEPGAARALIALEQAAAAHPVLRDIATQLHVLGRR; from the coding sequence TTGCATGCCGTAGGCATCTCGCGGCAGGCAGGCACACCGGCGGTACGGACCGCCGTCGTGTGGGACGTCCTGCGTGCAGTGCTGGCCGATCAGATGACCACGACAGGCCGTGATCGACTTGACATCGTCGACGCCGGGGGCGGAACGGGCGGCTTCGCCGTACCCTTGGCCGATCTGGGACATGCCGTCACGGTCGTCGACTCCAGCCCCGACTCGCTCGCCGCGCTGGAGCGCCGCGCCGCGGAGGCGGAGGTCGAGGTGCGCGCCCTGCAGGGCGACGCCGCGGATCTGGGTGATCTGCTCCCCGCCGACGGCGCGGACCTGGTGCTCTGTCACAGCGTGCTGGAGTACGTGGAGGATCCGATCAACGCGATGACGGCCATGGCCGGTCTGCTGCGCAAGGGCGGGGTGATCAGCGTGCTGGCCGCCAACCCGGTCGCCGCCGCGTTGCACCGCTCGGTCGCCGGCCGCTTCGACGAGGCCCGCCAGATCCTGGAGGACCCGCAGGGGCGCTGGGGCGAGCGTGACCCCACGCCGCGGCGCTTCACCCGCGAGAGCCTCGAACGGCTTCTCGGCGTGGCCGGTTTCGTTCCCGGAGAGGTCCACGGCGTACGGATCTTCGCCGATCTGGTGCCCAGCCGGTTGCTCGACGGCGAGCCGGGGGCCGCGCGTGCCCTGATCGCCCTGGAGCAGGCGGCGGCCGCCCATCCGGTGCTCCGTGACATCGCGACCCAGCTGCACGTGCTCGGTCGCCGGTGA